From a single Spongiibacter taiwanensis genomic region:
- a CDS encoding carboxylesterase/lipase family protein has translation MAGKASRRLVVLLVIVIVVMGVWLLSRRPAGDDVHLAIAAGTLIGKQRDGVQRFLGIPYAQPPVGELRWRAPQRPVTPWQGPRDAASFSDACVQGAKPEMASGSNEDCLYLNVWAPAAPGEYPVMVWIHGGGLMLGSANEPQYDGEVLSGRQDVVVVSLNYRLSYLGFLQTDDLEGSGVPGNQGLLDMVAALQWVQENIRAFGGDPQRVTVFGESGGGVATCLLLASPLTEGLMHRVILQSGVCEALGALSAEEAKAQQQKFLSTIGCSDAASPIDCARSLSPEEIEDRGITPSNLLTSSSESFSYFPKPVIDQHFLHDTAMSSLAAQPKAGVPMVVGINRDEGSLFTGNLEFPQSEAEYLQRLEEMVPGSGQELATLYPYDDYQPIGSAFSQLFNDVMQVCPSRELADLWSTQNAVFFYHFEEEASAPLLSIMTWFFNDGAAELGTYHGAEMPYVFGYNSFAGRVGNEQQRRTRSLVMDYWSAFARSGTPSAAELPQWPRYSEAEPRYLKLRAGPEVGSALRQEQCQFWARHPEFSFW, from the coding sequence ATGGCAGGCAAAGCAAGTCGGCGTTTGGTTGTGCTGCTGGTTATTGTCATCGTCGTCATGGGTGTTTGGCTGCTAAGTCGAAGGCCTGCGGGCGATGATGTGCACCTGGCGATAGCCGCGGGGACCTTGATCGGCAAGCAACGCGATGGTGTCCAGCGCTTCCTGGGCATTCCCTATGCGCAACCGCCAGTGGGTGAACTTCGTTGGCGGGCGCCCCAGCGCCCGGTCACCCCCTGGCAAGGTCCGCGTGACGCCGCTTCCTTCTCCGATGCCTGTGTGCAGGGGGCCAAGCCTGAAATGGCATCGGGCTCCAATGAGGACTGTTTGTATCTGAACGTGTGGGCGCCGGCTGCACCGGGCGAGTACCCGGTCATGGTCTGGATTCATGGCGGCGGATTAATGTTGGGCTCCGCCAATGAGCCGCAGTACGACGGCGAAGTACTCAGCGGCCGCCAGGACGTGGTTGTGGTGTCCCTCAACTATCGCTTGAGTTACCTCGGATTTTTACAAACTGACGATCTTGAAGGGAGTGGGGTCCCCGGCAACCAGGGCTTGCTGGATATGGTCGCTGCCCTGCAATGGGTGCAGGAAAATATCCGCGCATTTGGCGGCGATCCGCAACGGGTAACCGTGTTTGGTGAATCCGGCGGCGGCGTCGCGACCTGCCTGCTGTTGGCCTCGCCCCTGACCGAGGGGCTGATGCATCGCGTTATTTTGCAAAGTGGGGTGTGCGAGGCCCTGGGTGCCCTCAGTGCCGAAGAGGCCAAAGCCCAGCAGCAAAAATTCCTGTCGACTATCGGCTGCAGTGACGCTGCGTCGCCGATCGACTGTGCTCGATCCCTGAGCCCCGAGGAGATTGAAGATCGCGGTATTACCCCGAGTAATCTGCTGACCTCCAGCTCTGAGTCGTTTTCCTACTTTCCCAAACCTGTTATCGACCAGCACTTTCTGCACGACACGGCGATGTCGAGTTTGGCGGCGCAGCCTAAAGCTGGCGTACCCATGGTGGTGGGGATCAATCGAGATGAGGGGAGTTTGTTCACCGGCAACCTGGAATTTCCCCAAAGCGAGGCGGAATATCTGCAGCGGTTGGAGGAAATGGTGCCTGGCAGTGGCCAGGAATTGGCGACGTTATATCCCTATGACGATTACCAGCCAATCGGGAGCGCGTTCTCGCAACTGTTTAACGACGTGATGCAGGTGTGTCCCAGTCGTGAATTGGCTGACCTGTGGTCAACGCAAAATGCGGTGTTTTTCTATCACTTTGAAGAGGAAGCGAGTGCGCCGTTGCTGTCGATCATGACCTGGTTTTTCAACGATGGCGCCGCTGAGCTGGGCACGTATCACGGGGCAGAGATGCCCTATGTTTTTGGATATAACAGCTTTGCCGGTCGCGTGGGGAATGAGCAACAGCGGCGTACCCGGTCTCTGGTGATGGATTACTGGTCTGCCTTCGCCCGCTCCGGGACACCCAGCGCGGCGGAGCTACCGCAGTGGCCGCGCTACAGCGAGGCCGAGCCCCGCTACCTGAAGCTGCGCGCTGGTCCTGAGGTGGGTAGTGCCCTGCGTCAGGAACAGTGTCAGTTTTGGGCGCGCCACCCCGAGTTTTCATTTTGGTAA
- a CDS encoding peptidoglycan-binding protein, with the protein MSADLKLGCRGDEVARLQAHLCLAGFDAHPIDGHFGPTTEAALIACQRFFGLLPNGEASDELLTQIGVTGPDLSCQFHPICHQIDVDFVAAIFPESTPRKNIEANLPEILLAIKYGAMDDRDLVLMALATIRAESETFEPVSEAVSKYNTSPNGRPFDLYDYRSDLGNIGPPDGANYRGRGFIQLTGRANYQHFSLQQGLEDRLLAHPEWANHPRLAARLLVAYIQSKQARIKYALIGNDLASARRLINGGSHGLARFIDTFEKGKQRLT; encoded by the coding sequence ATGAGCGCAGATCTCAAACTTGGCTGCAGAGGGGACGAGGTCGCCCGACTTCAAGCCCATCTGTGCCTGGCGGGATTTGATGCGCATCCCATTGACGGCCATTTTGGCCCGACCACTGAGGCCGCCCTGATCGCCTGCCAGCGTTTTTTCGGACTGTTGCCCAACGGCGAGGCCAGCGACGAATTGCTCACTCAGATTGGCGTGACGGGCCCAGACCTGAGCTGTCAATTCCACCCCATCTGCCACCAGATCGACGTGGATTTCGTGGCCGCTATTTTCCCTGAAAGCACCCCGCGAAAAAACATCGAAGCCAATTTGCCGGAAATCTTGCTGGCCATTAAATACGGCGCCATGGACGACCGGGACCTGGTGCTGATGGCCCTGGCCACCATCCGGGCCGAAAGCGAAACCTTTGAGCCCGTCTCGGAGGCGGTATCGAAGTACAACACCTCCCCCAATGGCCGCCCCTTTGATCTTTACGACTATCGCAGTGACCTGGGCAACATCGGCCCACCGGACGGCGCCAACTATCGTGGCAGAGGCTTTATTCAGCTGACCGGCCGGGCAAATTATCAACACTTCTCCCTGCAGCAGGGTCTTGAGGATCGCCTGCTGGCGCACCCAGAATGGGCCAATCATCCACGCCTGGCAGCACGGCTGCTGGTCGCCTACATCCAGAGCAAGCAGGCACGTATCAAATACGCTCTGATCGGCAATGACCTTGCCAGCGCCCGCAGACTGATCAACGGCGGCAGCCACGGCCTGGCGCGATTTATTGATACCTTCGAAAAAGGCAAACAGCGCCTGACCTAA
- a CDS encoding bifunctional GNAT family N-acetyltransferase/carbon-nitrogen hydrolase family protein, which translates to MKSKTSSGSKNLTASGKVLRVRNAALGDIPSIEALSKRVYKGTGIDPYTRAELRGQLNYFPEGKFVVTLDDDVVGYCATFRISSEIGLKPHTWESITADGFGSRHDPQGEWLYGMEVCVDKEVRGYRIGQRLYNARKKLCESLGLKGIVFVGRLPGLSRRIRRYGSADAYLDAVVNKTARDPVLSFQLHNGFEVLSLVPGYLVTDLDSMGYGVHLVWRNPKIDSAASDAHIKRYGGRQPDTVRVGTVQYMQRRVHSFSEFMSFVEYFVDVVADYKADFVVFPELITLQLLSIEDQELTPIESIEALTKYTPRFKEAMQDLAVRYNINIIGGSHPTRVPNGRVENISYVFHRDGRIDEQAKIHPTPNEVFWWNIEGGSDLNVIDTDCGPIGVLVCYDSEFPELSRHLVNQGAEILFVPFCTDERQSYLRVRYCCQARAVENQIYVVMSGNVGNLPNVANMDIQYAQSCILTPCDFHFARDGIAADTTPNVETVAIADLRPEALRIARNSGTVQNLRDRRHDLYQMKWRGK; encoded by the coding sequence ATGAAATCCAAAACCTCCTCCGGCAGTAAGAATCTGACTGCCTCTGGCAAAGTGTTGCGAGTACGAAATGCGGCGCTCGGCGATATTCCGTCCATCGAGGCCCTCTCCAAACGGGTTTACAAGGGCACTGGCATCGACCCCTACACCCGCGCCGAACTGCGCGGCCAGCTGAATTATTTTCCCGAGGGCAAGTTCGTTGTCACTCTCGATGATGACGTAGTCGGCTACTGCGCGACCTTCCGCATCAGCAGTGAAATAGGGCTTAAACCCCATACCTGGGAGTCAATCACGGCAGATGGTTTTGGCTCCCGCCACGACCCTCAAGGCGAATGGCTCTACGGCATGGAGGTCTGTGTCGATAAAGAAGTACGCGGCTATCGAATTGGCCAGCGCCTCTACAATGCCCGCAAAAAGCTGTGCGAGTCCCTGGGTCTGAAGGGCATTGTATTTGTGGGCCGCCTGCCGGGATTGTCCCGGCGGATACGACGCTACGGCAGCGCAGACGCCTACCTTGATGCCGTGGTTAACAAGACCGCCAGAGACCCCGTGCTGTCGTTCCAGTTACATAACGGCTTTGAAGTCCTGTCTTTGGTGCCCGGCTATCTGGTCACCGATCTGGACTCGATGGGCTACGGTGTTCACCTGGTATGGCGCAACCCCAAAATCGACAGCGCCGCCAGCGATGCCCACATCAAGCGTTATGGTGGTCGTCAACCTGATACGGTTCGGGTGGGCACCGTGCAGTACATGCAGCGACGGGTTCACTCCTTCAGCGAATTCATGTCCTTTGTGGAGTACTTTGTTGACGTGGTCGCCGACTACAAGGCCGACTTCGTGGTGTTTCCCGAACTGATTACCCTCCAGCTACTGTCGATCGAAGACCAGGAGCTGACCCCGATTGAATCGATCGAGGCACTCACCAAGTACACCCCCCGGTTCAAAGAGGCCATGCAAGACCTGGCCGTGCGCTACAACATCAATATCATCGGCGGCAGTCACCCGACCCGGGTACCAAACGGTCGCGTGGAAAACATTTCCTATGTGTTTCACCGGGACGGCCGCATCGACGAGCAGGCCAAAATCCATCCCACACCCAATGAGGTATTCTGGTGGAATATCGAAGGCGGCAGCGATCTGAACGTGATCGACACCGACTGCGGCCCCATCGGAGTGCTGGTCTGTTACGACTCGGAATTTCCCGAACTGTCCCGTCACCTGGTAAACCAGGGCGCTGAAATTTTGTTTGTGCCCTTCTGTACCGACGAGCGCCAGAGCTATTTGCGAGTGCGCTACTGCTGTCAGGCCCGCGCGGTGGAGAACCAGATTTACGTGGTCATGTCGGGCAACGTGGGCAACCTGCCCAACGTTGCCAACATGGATATCCAGTACGCGCAAAGCTGTATTCTTACACCCTGTGACTTCCACTTTGCCCGGGACGGCATTGCGGCCGACACCACCCCCAATGTCGAGACCGTGGCCATTGCCGATCTTCGCCCAGAGGCCCTGCGTATTGCCCGCAACAGCGGGACCGTGCAGAACCTGCGCGACCGCCGCCACGATTTGTACCAGATGAAGTGGCGCGGTAAATAA
- a CDS encoding DUF6489 family protein: MKINLEVDITPEELRRFIGLPDVQPFWDAISKRISDGDSEMVQQIAKTAFTEGMKTVDLSARILKSLSAYATRRNTEEPEEAEEDKPRRRAPRKKAASK, translated from the coding sequence ATGAAAATAAACCTGGAAGTCGATATCACCCCGGAAGAGCTGCGCCGCTTTATCGGCCTGCCTGACGTACAGCCATTCTGGGACGCTATCTCCAAACGCATCTCCGATGGCGATTCAGAAATGGTCCAACAGATCGCCAAAACCGCCTTCACCGAAGGCATGAAAACGGTGGACCTGTCAGCGCGCATTCTCAAATCCCTCAGCGCCTATGCCACCCGCCGCAATACGGAAGAGCCCGAAGAAGCGGAGGAAGACAAGCCGCGCCGGCGCGCCCCCCGAAAAAAAGCGGCCAGCAAATAG
- the acnA gene encoding aconitate hydratase AcnA, translating into MQSTQHLLTELTCNNQQYRYFDLTKLNDPRVAKLPKSLKVLLENQLRHFDGSTITDDIIEAFLDWVDSPTGGDDLNFSPARVLMQDFTGVPAIVDLAAMRDAVAKRGGDVRAINPQIPVDLVIDHSVTVDQFGSAQAFAENVALEMSRNVERYRFLKWGQSAFKNFNVVPPGTGICHQVNLEYLARVVWHENTDDGALAYPDTCVGTDSHTPMVNGLGVLGWGVGGIEAEAALLGQPYSMILPEVVGFELQGKLQEGVTATDLVLTVVEILRKEGVVGKFVEFFGDGLAQLTVADRATIANMAPEYGATCGFFPVDDATLDYLQLSGRPEETVALTKAYCQAQGLWRAPGDSPVFSSTVKLQLDTVEPSLAGPKRPQDRVGLSGLQNAMQEFIELGGASVDDRLAIEEMDLELHQGAVAIAAITSCTNTSNPDVMIAAGLVAQKARQRGLRVKPWVKTSLAPGSKVVSQYLSESGLQEDLDALGFDVVGYGCTTCIGNSGPLPEPIAKALENNNLTVSALLSGNRNFEGRIHPQVKASWLASPPLVVAFALAGTTMTDIQSDPLGQDKDGKDVFLKDIWPTGDEIQQIRKLVSGDMYRQAYSDVYHGTEEWRALSVEASDTYPWQEDSSYIRCPTFFDQLDIREPVFPEIRGARMLGLFGDSITTDHISPAGKIALDSPASHYLQSLGIKPEDFNSYGSRRGNHEVMMRGTFANTRLNNLLVDKVGGYTRGPKADEVLSFFDAAMKFAKQGTPLAIVAGSQYGTGSSRDWAAKGPLLQGVKVVIAESFERIHRSNLVGMGIAPVELDPEVPLSMLDLQGDEQIDVLPCDPELSPKQNLRVIFSRQGGSRHEVLARSRIDTAQEVEYFRHGGILQYVLAKLDR; encoded by the coding sequence ATGCAGTCTACCCAACATCTGTTGACGGAGCTGACGTGCAACAACCAGCAGTACCGCTACTTTGATCTGACCAAACTCAACGACCCCCGGGTGGCGAAGCTGCCCAAATCCCTCAAGGTGCTGCTGGAAAACCAGCTGCGCCATTTCGATGGCAGCACCATTACCGACGACATCATCGAGGCCTTTCTCGATTGGGTCGACTCGCCCACCGGGGGCGACGACCTGAACTTCTCCCCCGCCCGGGTGCTGATGCAGGACTTTACCGGTGTACCCGCCATCGTCGATCTGGCAGCGATGCGCGATGCGGTGGCCAAACGGGGTGGCGACGTTCGCGCTATCAACCCGCAAATTCCCGTGGATCTGGTCATCGATCACTCCGTTACCGTTGACCAGTTTGGCTCCGCCCAGGCCTTCGCCGAGAACGTGGCCCTGGAGATGAGCCGCAACGTGGAACGCTATCGCTTTCTGAAGTGGGGGCAATCGGCCTTCAAGAATTTCAATGTGGTGCCCCCTGGCACCGGCATCTGCCACCAGGTCAATCTCGAGTACCTGGCCCGGGTAGTGTGGCATGAGAACACCGACGACGGCGCACTGGCCTACCCCGACACCTGTGTGGGCACCGACAGCCACACCCCTATGGTCAACGGCCTGGGTGTCCTAGGCTGGGGGGTCGGCGGCATTGAGGCCGAAGCAGCCCTGCTGGGCCAGCCTTACTCCATGATCCTGCCCGAGGTGGTCGGCTTTGAATTACAGGGCAAACTGCAGGAAGGCGTCACCGCCACCGACCTGGTGTTGACCGTGGTCGAAATCCTGCGCAAGGAAGGAGTAGTCGGTAAGTTTGTCGAATTCTTCGGCGACGGCCTGGCCCAGCTGACCGTGGCCGACCGGGCCACCATCGCCAATATGGCACCCGAGTACGGCGCCACCTGCGGTTTCTTTCCTGTGGATGATGCAACCCTCGATTATCTTCAACTCAGTGGCAGGCCGGAGGAGACCGTCGCCCTGACCAAAGCCTACTGCCAAGCTCAGGGGCTGTGGCGGGCGCCCGGTGACAGCCCGGTATTCAGCAGCACCGTCAAACTCCAGCTCGATACCGTAGAACCCAGTCTGGCCGGGCCCAAACGCCCCCAGGACCGGGTGGGGCTGAGCGGCCTGCAAAACGCCATGCAGGAGTTTATCGAGCTCGGTGGCGCCAGTGTCGACGACCGCCTAGCCATCGAGGAAATGGACCTGGAGCTGCACCAGGGCGCCGTCGCCATTGCTGCTATTACCAGCTGCACCAACACCTCCAATCCCGATGTGATGATCGCCGCCGGGCTGGTCGCCCAAAAGGCTCGCCAGCGCGGCCTACGCGTCAAGCCCTGGGTCAAGACCTCGCTGGCCCCCGGCTCAAAAGTTGTCAGCCAATACTTGAGCGAGAGCGGCCTCCAGGAAGACCTCGACGCGCTGGGCTTCGACGTCGTGGGCTACGGCTGCACCACCTGCATCGGCAACTCAGGCCCCCTGCCCGAGCCCATCGCCAAGGCGCTCGAAAATAACAACCTCACTGTATCAGCCCTGCTTTCCGGAAACCGGAATTTTGAAGGACGAATTCACCCCCAGGTGAAGGCCAGCTGGCTGGCATCGCCGCCACTGGTGGTGGCCTTTGCCCTTGCCGGCACCACCATGACCGATATCCAGTCTGACCCGCTGGGTCAGGACAAAGACGGCAAGGACGTCTTCCTGAAGGACATCTGGCCCACCGGTGATGAGATCCAACAGATCCGTAAACTGGTCAGCGGCGACATGTACCGCCAGGCTTACAGCGATGTCTATCACGGCACCGAAGAGTGGCGCGCGCTCAGCGTGGAGGCCAGCGATACCTACCCCTGGCAGGAAGACTCCAGCTATATTCGCTGCCCAACGTTTTTTGATCAGCTGGACATTCGCGAGCCCGTTTTTCCGGAAATTCGCGGCGCGCGCATGCTCGGCCTGTTCGGCGACAGTATCACCACCGACCACATTTCCCCCGCCGGCAAGATCGCCCTGGACAGTCCCGCCAGCCACTACTTGCAGAGTCTCGGCATCAAACCGGAGGACTTTAACTCCTACGGCTCCCGCCGAGGTAATCACGAAGTGATGATGCGCGGCACCTTTGCCAACACCCGGCTGAACAACCTGCTGGTCGATAAGGTCGGCGGCTACACTCGGGGGCCCAAAGCCGACGAAGTTTTGAGTTTCTTTGATGCAGCGATGAAGTTCGCCAAACAAGGAACCCCGCTGGCGATCGTCGCCGGCAGTCAATACGGTACCGGCTCGAGTCGCGACTGGGCGGCCAAGGGACCGCTGCTGCAGGGTGTCAAAGTGGTCATTGCGGAAAGCTTCGAGAGAATCCACCGCTCCAATTTAGTCGGCATGGGCATCGCCCCGGTGGAGCTCGACCCCGAGGTGCCGCTGTCGATGCTCGATTTGCAGGGCGATGAGCAAATTGACGTGCTGCCCTGCGACCCCGAGCTTAGCCCCAAGCAGAACCTGCGGGTGATTTTCTCCCGCCAGGGAGGCAGCCGCCACGAGGTGCTCGCCCGTTCCCGAATCGATACCGCCCAGGAGGTGGAGTACTTCCGCCACGGCGGCATCCTGCAATACGTACTGGCCAAGCTCGATCGCTGA
- a CDS encoding putative bifunctional diguanylate cyclase/phosphodiesterase, protein MADMMKTKPFKRMAQRVTETQILFPALALIVSAVLWMGTVLLIRVDTQATRDSALAMTRELTETYEAQVLRVLREIEQNFKIIQYAFDQQPRDQILAELSVRELLPPTLLFNIAILGPGGRPLPGSATLAYPVDEDTLATHAQSDNLIIDAPAATTSSSEYLQFRRRLSNQQGDFVGVAVIEADAAFFTSSYDESRMGENGMLALIGTEGQVKVRRLGQQVIAGEPMNYGEFMEGLASDMETVSLLRRSPLDGELRYISARALFGFPLAVAVGLSEAEQHAPMQARADTYIARGALINLLLLLVIGLLWRLSAQLARSRRLEVENKIAHAEQIEYLAYHDGLTGLPNRSLFSKLLSQNIAQGVRANTQLALMFLDLDHFKYINDTLGHDAGDDLLKEVSQRLRDALRESDIVARLGGDEFVVILPVVKTAEECVTVARKIIQTVAKPYQLAGQNFSVTASIGISMFPEDGRDEETLTKHADIAMYKAKQEGKNTFQLYSSNLHAESIERLALESNLRQALERDQFTLMFQVKQNLKRDGISGVQAVLRWQHPHMGLVTPSRFLKAAEEMGLLVPIGRWMLNQACRLHQQWLAASGQTLCIAVELWRPMFYASHLLADIQSALKDAGLPPECLEVEISESVLMEDIDKSIKILSNLKALGVRIALGNFGVGYSCMGNLRSLPVDVIKLDRSFVSNLSPDNEDRERAEAICTLGKSLGMTLIADGVETDSQMQYLKANSTRCLEGFYRNSPMTAEAFSNLIQSLERQAS, encoded by the coding sequence ATGGCCGATATGATGAAAACAAAACCCTTCAAACGCATGGCTCAGCGCGTCACCGAAACACAAATTCTGTTTCCGGCCTTGGCCCTGATCGTCAGTGCCGTGCTATGGATGGGCACGGTCTTGCTGATCCGGGTCGATACTCAAGCCACCCGCGACAGCGCCCTTGCCATGACCCGGGAACTGACAGAAACCTATGAGGCCCAGGTACTCAGAGTACTGCGGGAAATTGAGCAGAACTTCAAAATCATTCAATACGCCTTTGATCAGCAGCCACGTGATCAAATTCTCGCCGAACTGTCAGTGCGAGAACTGCTGCCCCCAACCCTGTTGTTCAACATCGCCATCTTGGGCCCAGGCGGCCGGCCCTTGCCCGGCTCTGCCACATTGGCCTACCCCGTGGACGAAGACACCCTGGCGACTCACGCCCAGAGCGATAACCTGATTATCGATGCACCGGCAGCCACGACAAGCTCAAGCGAGTATTTGCAGTTCCGCCGCCGCCTGAGCAATCAACAGGGCGACTTCGTTGGCGTGGCGGTTATCGAAGCAGACGCGGCCTTTTTCACCAGCAGCTATGACGAGAGCCGAATGGGTGAAAACGGCATGCTGGCGCTGATCGGCACCGAGGGGCAGGTCAAAGTGCGCCGCTTGGGACAGCAGGTCATCGCGGGCGAACCGATGAACTATGGCGAGTTCATGGAGGGCCTGGCCAGCGACATGGAAACCGTATCGCTGTTGCGCCGCTCCCCACTGGATGGCGAGCTGCGCTACATCTCCGCCCGCGCGCTGTTTGGTTTTCCGCTGGCGGTCGCAGTGGGGCTGTCGGAGGCAGAGCAACACGCCCCAATGCAAGCGCGAGCTGACACCTATATCGCGCGCGGAGCCCTTATCAACCTTTTGTTATTGCTGGTCATTGGCTTGCTGTGGCGGCTCAGCGCCCAGCTCGCCCGCAGTCGCCGACTCGAGGTGGAAAACAAGATCGCCCATGCAGAGCAGATCGAATACCTGGCCTACCACGACGGTCTCACTGGCCTGCCCAACCGCAGTCTGTTCAGCAAACTGCTGAGCCAGAATATCGCCCAGGGGGTACGCGCCAACACCCAGTTGGCCTTGATGTTTCTGGACCTGGATCACTTTAAATACATCAACGACACTCTTGGCCACGACGCCGGGGATGATTTGCTCAAGGAGGTGTCCCAGCGCTTGCGCGATGCCCTGCGAGAAAGCGATATCGTCGCCCGCCTGGGCGGCGACGAGTTTGTGGTTATTTTGCCCGTGGTGAAAACCGCGGAAGAATGCGTGACCGTCGCCCGCAAAATTATTCAGACCGTTGCAAAACCCTACCAGCTCGCCGGTCAAAACTTCAGCGTCACCGCCAGTATCGGCATCAGTATGTTCCCCGAAGACGGCCGCGATGAAGAAACCCTTACCAAGCACGCCGATATCGCCATGTACAAGGCCAAGCAAGAGGGCAAAAACACCTTCCAGCTTTACTCCTCTAATTTGCACGCCGAATCCATTGAGCGCCTGGCCCTCGAGAGCAACTTGCGACAGGCACTGGAGCGCGACCAGTTCACGCTGATGTTTCAAGTCAAACAGAACCTCAAACGGGACGGCATTTCCGGCGTGCAGGCGGTGCTGCGCTGGCAACACCCCCATATGGGCCTTGTGACACCCTCTCGCTTCCTGAAAGCGGCTGAAGAGATGGGCCTGTTGGTCCCGATTGGCCGATGGATGCTCAACCAGGCCTGCCGCCTGCATCAGCAATGGTTGGCGGCCTCGGGCCAAACCCTGTGCATCGCTGTGGAGCTGTGGCGGCCAATGTTTTACGCCAGCCACCTGCTTGCCGACATTCAATCAGCACTCAAGGATGCCGGCCTGCCACCCGAGTGCCTGGAGGTCGAAATCAGCGAAAGCGTGTTGATGGAAGACATCGACAAAAGCATCAAAATACTCAGCAACCTCAAAGCCCTCGGTGTGCGCATCGCCCTGGGCAACTTTGGCGTTGGCTATTCCTGCATGGGCAATTTGCGCAGCCTTCCTGTGGATGTGATCAAACTCGACCGCAGCTTTGTCAGCAATCTCAGCCCGGACAACGAGGACCGCGAACGGGCAGAGGCAATTTGCACTTTGGGCAAAAGCCTCGGCATGACGCTGATCGCCGACGGCGTGGAGACAGACAGCCAGATGCAATACCTCAAGGCCAACTCCACGCGTTGCCTGGAAGGCTTCTACCGCAATTCGCCCATGACCGCCGAGGCCTTCTCAAACCTGATTCAAAGCCTCGAACGGCAGGCGAGCTAG
- a CDS encoding phosphate ABC transporter substrate-binding protein — MKLISCLAASVMLSQMVHSASAEVVVVVAADSPVNSLSKSHIANIFLGRNNYLDGRIRVTPVDQPEGSQARQEFYENVVNWNPASVKAHWSKMIFTGRGKPPRQVASDTAVKALVASSPGAIGYIDAASVDSSVKVLKLAQ; from the coding sequence ATGAAACTGATTAGCTGCCTGGCGGCCTCGGTCATGCTGTCTCAGATGGTGCATTCGGCCAGTGCCGAGGTCGTTGTGGTCGTCGCCGCCGACAGCCCAGTAAATTCGCTCAGCAAAAGCCACATCGCCAATATCTTCTTGGGCCGCAACAACTACCTGGATGGGCGCATCAGGGTCACCCCCGTCGACCAGCCCGAAGGCAGTCAGGCCAGACAGGAATTTTATGAAAACGTGGTCAACTGGAATCCCGCCAGTGTTAAGGCGCATTGGTCAAAAATGATCTTTACCGGCCGGGGCAAGCCGCCACGCCAGGTTGCCAGCGACACCGCTGTGAAAGCACTGGTGGCCAGCAGCCCGGGTGCGATCGGCTACATTGATGCTGCCAGTGTCGACAGCTCCGTCAAAGTGCTAAAGCTCGCCCAATAG